One part of the Helicoverpa armigera isolate CAAS_96S chromosome 3, ASM3070526v1, whole genome shotgun sequence genome encodes these proteins:
- the LOC110375836 gene encoding uncharacterized protein LOC110375836 isoform X3 has protein sequence MQLVLATCFLLFAATLGPAAAQRITTIQLDGVQYFISRMNPYSPELNYFLAYQYCRSLGLQLASFETKEKADSITTYLTNAGYNKYDFWTSGNNLGTDMYLWMSTGLPFNATFNYMRRLPMDAPSQHADDSIDPLDVPQGSTAPQRTARHGRYSRTEHVMTNGCVSLKAPTFHWEPQHCGEIKDFICEQTRCYYYNYGSIPVSSAQG, from the exons ATGCAGCTCGTTTTGGCCACCTGCTTCTTGCTGTTCGCAGCCACCCTCGGTCCCGCGGCAG CTCAAAGGATAACAACTATACAGCTAGATGGCGTGCAATACTTCATCTCAAGGATGAACCCGTACAGCCCGGAACTCAACTATTTCCTCGCTTATCAGTACTGCAG ATCATTAGGATTGCAGCTCGCGTCTTTCGAAACAAAGGAAAAGGCTGACTCCATAACTACATACCTTACTAATGCCG GTTACAATAAGTATGACTTCTGGACATCAGGCAACAATTTAGGCACTGACATGTATCTTTGGATGAGCACCGGTTTGCCGTTCAACGCGACATTCAACTACATGCGGCGGTTACCGATGGACGCGCCCAGCCAGCACGCAGACGACAGCATCGACCCTCTCGACGTGCCTCAGGGCAGCACCGCGCCACAGCGCACTGCCAGACACGG TCGGTATTCCAGAACGGAGCACGTGATGACGAACGGCTGCGTATCTCTGAAGGCGCCGACCTTCCACTGGGAGCCCCAACACTGCGGCGAGATTAAGGACTTCATCTGCGAGCAGACGCGCTGCTACTACTACAACTACGGCTCCATCCCCGTGTCCTCCGCGCAGGGGTAA
- the LOC110375836 gene encoding uncharacterized protein LOC110375836 isoform X2 has product MQLVLATCFLLFAATLGPAAAQRITTIQLDGVQYFISRMNPYSPELNYFLAYQYCRSLGLQLASFETKEKADSITTYLTNAGYNKYDFWTSGNNLGTDMYLWMSTGLPFNATFNYMRRLPMDAPSQHADDSIDPLDVPQGSTAPQRTARHGTEHVMTNGCVSLKAPTFHWEPQHCGEIKDFICEQTRCYYYNYGSIPVSSAQGKPLSMTTTTTAHPLTSSSPPPPRSEHLPTHFTLNDLIGKLRPTSLDGLQSPHIKKLGILPSSPQIDSHYSRASDAHAHEPEPEQKEEATQGPYDDDEGMAGDDPAAYLSHEAAAPDEAPSTAEPDATEHSVHASGMLAPPAY; this is encoded by the exons ATGCAGCTCGTTTTGGCCACCTGCTTCTTGCTGTTCGCAGCCACCCTCGGTCCCGCGGCAG CTCAAAGGATAACAACTATACAGCTAGATGGCGTGCAATACTTCATCTCAAGGATGAACCCGTACAGCCCGGAACTCAACTATTTCCTCGCTTATCAGTACTGCAG ATCATTAGGATTGCAGCTCGCGTCTTTCGAAACAAAGGAAAAGGCTGACTCCATAACTACATACCTTACTAATGCCG GTTACAATAAGTATGACTTCTGGACATCAGGCAACAATTTAGGCACTGACATGTATCTTTGGATGAGCACCGGTTTGCCGTTCAACGCGACATTCAACTACATGCGGCGGTTACCGATGGACGCGCCCAGCCAGCACGCAGACGACAGCATCGACCCTCTCGACGTGCCTCAGGGCAGCACCGCGCCACAGCGCACTGCCAGACACGG AACGGAGCACGTGATGACGAACGGCTGCGTATCTCTGAAGGCGCCGACCTTCCACTGGGAGCCCCAACACTGCGGCGAGATTAAGGACTTCATCTGCGAGCAGACGCGCTGCTACTACTACAACTACGGCTCCATCCCCGTGTCCTCCGCGCAGGG GAAACCGCTGTCgatgacgacgacgacgaccGCCCACCCTCTGACGTCGTCGTCGCCGCCACCGCCGCGCTCCGAACACCTGCCGACGCACTTCACCCTCAACGACCTCATCGGCAAACTGCGCCCCACCTCCCTGGATGGCCTGCAGTCGCCCCACATCAAGAAACTCGGCATCCTGCCGTCGTCACCACAGATCGACTCGCACTACTCGCGGGCGTCGGACGCTCACGCGCACGAGCCCGAGCCGGAGCAGAAGGAGGAGGCGACGCAGGGCCCGTACGACGACGACGAGGGCATGGCGGGTGACGACCCGGCCGCGTACCTCAGCCACGAGGCGGCCGCGCCCGATGAGGCGCCTTCCACCGCCGAGCCGGACGCCACCGAGCACTCCGTCCACGCTAGCGGCATGCTGGCACCCCCCGCCTACTAG
- the LOC110375836 gene encoding uncharacterized protein LOC110375836 isoform X4, which produces MQLVLATCFLLFAATLGPAAAQRITTIQLDGVQYFISRMNPYSPELNYFLAYQYCRSLGLQLASFETKEKADSITTYLTNAGYNKYDFWTSGNNLGTDMYLWMSTGLPFNATFNYMRRLPMDAPSQHADDSIDPLDVPQGSTAPQRTARHGTEHVMTNGCVSLKAPTFHWEPQHCGEIKDFICEQTRCYYYNYGSIPVSSAQG; this is translated from the exons ATGCAGCTCGTTTTGGCCACCTGCTTCTTGCTGTTCGCAGCCACCCTCGGTCCCGCGGCAG CTCAAAGGATAACAACTATACAGCTAGATGGCGTGCAATACTTCATCTCAAGGATGAACCCGTACAGCCCGGAACTCAACTATTTCCTCGCTTATCAGTACTGCAG ATCATTAGGATTGCAGCTCGCGTCTTTCGAAACAAAGGAAAAGGCTGACTCCATAACTACATACCTTACTAATGCCG GTTACAATAAGTATGACTTCTGGACATCAGGCAACAATTTAGGCACTGACATGTATCTTTGGATGAGCACCGGTTTGCCGTTCAACGCGACATTCAACTACATGCGGCGGTTACCGATGGACGCGCCCAGCCAGCACGCAGACGACAGCATCGACCCTCTCGACGTGCCTCAGGGCAGCACCGCGCCACAGCGCACTGCCAGACACGG AACGGAGCACGTGATGACGAACGGCTGCGTATCTCTGAAGGCGCCGACCTTCCACTGGGAGCCCCAACACTGCGGCGAGATTAAGGACTTCATCTGCGAGCAGACGCGCTGCTACTACTACAACTACGGCTCCATCCCCGTGTCCTCCGCGCAGGGGTAA
- the LOC110375836 gene encoding uncharacterized protein LOC110375836 isoform X1 — MQLVLATCFLLFAATLGPAAAQRITTIQLDGVQYFISRMNPYSPELNYFLAYQYCRSLGLQLASFETKEKADSITTYLTNAGYNKYDFWTSGNNLGTDMYLWMSTGLPFNATFNYMRRLPMDAPSQHADDSIDPLDVPQGSTAPQRTARHGRYSRTEHVMTNGCVSLKAPTFHWEPQHCGEIKDFICEQTRCYYYNYGSIPVSSAQGKPLSMTTTTTAHPLTSSSPPPPRSEHLPTHFTLNDLIGKLRPTSLDGLQSPHIKKLGILPSSPQIDSHYSRASDAHAHEPEPEQKEEATQGPYDDDEGMAGDDPAAYLSHEAAAPDEAPSTAEPDATEHSVHASGMLAPPAY; from the exons ATGCAGCTCGTTTTGGCCACCTGCTTCTTGCTGTTCGCAGCCACCCTCGGTCCCGCGGCAG CTCAAAGGATAACAACTATACAGCTAGATGGCGTGCAATACTTCATCTCAAGGATGAACCCGTACAGCCCGGAACTCAACTATTTCCTCGCTTATCAGTACTGCAG ATCATTAGGATTGCAGCTCGCGTCTTTCGAAACAAAGGAAAAGGCTGACTCCATAACTACATACCTTACTAATGCCG GTTACAATAAGTATGACTTCTGGACATCAGGCAACAATTTAGGCACTGACATGTATCTTTGGATGAGCACCGGTTTGCCGTTCAACGCGACATTCAACTACATGCGGCGGTTACCGATGGACGCGCCCAGCCAGCACGCAGACGACAGCATCGACCCTCTCGACGTGCCTCAGGGCAGCACCGCGCCACAGCGCACTGCCAGACACGG TCGGTATTCCAGAACGGAGCACGTGATGACGAACGGCTGCGTATCTCTGAAGGCGCCGACCTTCCACTGGGAGCCCCAACACTGCGGCGAGATTAAGGACTTCATCTGCGAGCAGACGCGCTGCTACTACTACAACTACGGCTCCATCCCCGTGTCCTCCGCGCAGGG GAAACCGCTGTCgatgacgacgacgacgaccGCCCACCCTCTGACGTCGTCGTCGCCGCCACCGCCGCGCTCCGAACACCTGCCGACGCACTTCACCCTCAACGACCTCATCGGCAAACTGCGCCCCACCTCCCTGGATGGCCTGCAGTCGCCCCACATCAAGAAACTCGGCATCCTGCCGTCGTCACCACAGATCGACTCGCACTACTCGCGGGCGTCGGACGCTCACGCGCACGAGCCCGAGCCGGAGCAGAAGGAGGAGGCGACGCAGGGCCCGTACGACGACGACGAGGGCATGGCGGGTGACGACCCGGCCGCGTACCTCAGCCACGAGGCGGCCGCGCCCGATGAGGCGCCTTCCACCGCCGAGCCGGACGCCACCGAGCACTCCGTCCACGCTAGCGGCATGCTGGCACCCCCCGCCTACTAG